One genomic segment of Erythrobacter sp. THAF29 includes these proteins:
- a CDS encoding LLM class flavin-dependent oxidoreductase, translated as MTQFSVLDLVPVREGGTVSEALAASVDLARAAERVGCTRFWVAEHHAMEGIAGGATSVVLAHIGNATSTIRIGSGGIMLPNHTPFQIAEQFGTLDALFPGRVDLGLGRAPGAGPELQRALRKDLHQASEYFPQDVVELRALLTGDIDLPVKATPGLGAKVELWMLGSSLFGAQLAAKLGMPYAFAAHFAPDHLDTALELYRRDFQPSNSLSKPHVMVAMNVFAAETDEQAETLASSQQQAFVALRTGKPGKLPPPIENYLSTLPAPHRAMLDHLGQAAAVGAPDTVRNSIDAFLERTKADEIILCGSTYDPEARVRSLELTMDACSAHIAA; from the coding sequence ATGACCCAATTCTCCGTCCTCGATCTCGTCCCGGTGCGCGAGGGCGGCACGGTTTCCGAGGCGCTTGCGGCAAGCGTAGATCTGGCGCGGGCCGCCGAGCGCGTCGGGTGCACACGGTTCTGGGTTGCCGAGCATCACGCAATGGAGGGTATCGCGGGCGGCGCGACTTCGGTGGTGCTCGCGCATATCGGCAACGCGACCAGCACGATCCGCATCGGTTCGGGCGGGATCATGCTGCCCAATCATACGCCGTTCCAGATCGCCGAGCAGTTCGGGACGCTTGATGCGCTGTTCCCCGGCCGCGTCGACCTCGGACTAGGCCGCGCGCCGGGAGCGGGGCCGGAATTGCAGCGCGCGCTGCGCAAGGACCTCCACCAGGCGTCGGAGTATTTCCCGCAGGATGTGGTCGAACTGCGGGCGCTGCTTACCGGAGACATCGATCTGCCTGTCAAGGCAACGCCGGGGTTAGGGGCGAAAGTCGAATTGTGGATGCTGGGATCGAGCCTGTTCGGCGCGCAGCTCGCCGCGAAACTCGGCATGCCCTATGCGTTCGCCGCCCATTTCGCGCCCGACCATCTCGACACCGCGCTCGAGCTCTATCGCCGCGATTTCCAGCCATCGAATAGCCTGTCCAAACCGCATGTGATGGTCGCGATGAATGTTTTCGCCGCCGAAACCGACGAACAGGCCGAGACGCTCGCTTCGAGCCAGCAACAGGCATTCGTCGCCCTGCGCACGGGCAAGCCGGGCAAACTCCCCCCTCCAATCGAGAATTACCTTTCGACCCTGCCGGCGCCGCATCGCGCCATGCTCGACCACCTCGGACAGGCGGCAGCGGTTGGAGCGCCGGACACGGTGCGCAATTCGATCGATGCCTTTCTCGAGCGGACAAAAGCGGATGAGATAATCCTTTGCGGTTCGACCTACGATCCCGAAGCCCGGGTCCGCTCGCTCGAACTGACGATGGATGCCTGCAGCGCGCACATCGCTGCATAG
- a CDS encoding NAD-glutamate dehydrogenase domain-containing protein yields the protein MAAQPSNDDALLKALKKHLKAAILPGDTPLDGKLLGDTARFVLDTAKAREPERSALAIESVSGKRRCLRIAIVNDDMPFLVDSIAATVAAMGLSIDRLVHPVLGVKRDKAGQLTEFCSPDTEDCAKESLIYIETPRADARQRRELERALRTTLGDVRAAVSDWPRMQAAMAEDARLIEDDESRELLQWLNTGMLTQLGSVKRTRDGSQSEMRGICRKSTREVLAEASFERAFKWFDEGDRTGEKRDLLVIKANRLALVHRRVPLDLFMVGLRDARSGKVESLSIHAGIWTSAALATPPSQVPVLRADLASITKCLKFDPGGHAGKALVHAFTALPNDLLIGFPEDSIARLATTMMSLVDRPRPRLALITSRLGRHIYAFAWLPRDTLSTQTRLQIEDMLTAGEGVELLDWSLEVEGGTLAMLQFVLDIRDAKEIPDEAVLEEHFQDMLRGWGEAVEKHLAEHIEHSRAAALAERFAGAMPLGYRGRYDAEEAARDIIELRALTSDIEHQRGVRFYCLGKDPTHRLRLKIYQKAGALPLSDAVPALENFGFRVIKEIPIALDEGSLGTIHEFTLDLRENESAGDLLERADAIEAAIAEVLNGGAEDDPFNRLVIGTGLAAQETNWLRAIYRYLRQTGMSFTIYTVVDALGRAPGVTRAMIDLFVARHDPSFSGNRDEAIANAKSAYTRGLSKVSAINDDRLLRLYRAVIDAVLRTNAFAPAAHEALAFKIDSSLIPNLPKPVPWREIFVYSRRVEGIHLRCGPIARGGLRWSDRRDDFRTEILGLMKAQRVKNAVIVPDGAKGGFYPKQLPSPAIDRDAWAAEGRASYEVFIRTLLSITDNIVDGKVVHPENVAVHDGEDPYFVVAADKGTATFSDVANSIAKAKGFWLDDAFASGGSNGYDHKAMGITARGAWVSVQRHFLEMGIDVQTDSIRVAGCGDMSGDVFGNGMLLSKAIKLVAAFDHRHIFIDPDPDPATSWKERKRLFDLPRSSWEDYNKDLISRGGGVYSRDLKRIKLSKTAREMLGIAEKEIEPDALITAILKAEVDLLWFGGIGTYIKAAHESHIAVGDPANDALRVDAADVGARVIGEGANLGITQAGRIAFSLNGGRINTDFIDNSAGVDCSDNEVNIKIALASAIREGKLTEKKRNNLLAKMTDEVAEIALEDNRLQALALSIAEAAGPAATASYVRLIEQLEDLGDLDRRTEGLADGDTFSRRAADGRGLTRPELAILLSSSKLALQDAIEASGLPDDPILEDSLIAMFPRPMQAKFAHQIKTHRLRRELIATDLSNRMVNRIGLVHAFELAEEEGVGLSDVAAAFVVVERLFDLRELWNDLDNARMNETARLTLFDRTAAAVGNLMSDVLRTASGQVEAGELVESLKGNVKSLSEGRDELVSDEIRERSESLRDHFTGQGAPEALAERVAQLFDFDGSIGLAQLALQTHIDPKELTRAFTDIGERIGLDWAQSTAAHMSPADIWERLLVDGLARDFQHMRLEFLRRLMRRKTGKDDPQRAIAEWAEKNAAAVAQFRNMITRAQERPPVAPAVLAQIASQARNLLER from the coding sequence ATGGCGGCCCAGCCTTCGAATGATGACGCGCTGCTCAAGGCGCTGAAAAAGCACCTCAAGGCTGCGATTCTCCCCGGAGATACGCCCCTCGATGGTAAGCTCCTCGGCGATACGGCCCGCTTTGTCCTCGATACGGCGAAGGCCCGTGAGCCGGAACGTTCGGCGCTCGCAATCGAGTCTGTATCGGGCAAACGCCGGTGCCTCAGGATCGCGATCGTCAATGATGACATGCCGTTCCTGGTCGATTCCATCGCCGCGACGGTCGCCGCAATGGGTCTCAGTATCGATCGGCTCGTGCACCCGGTGCTCGGGGTAAAGCGCGACAAGGCAGGTCAGCTCACCGAGTTCTGTTCTCCCGATACGGAGGATTGCGCGAAGGAATCGCTCATCTACATCGAGACTCCTCGCGCCGATGCGCGCCAGCGCCGCGAGCTTGAGCGGGCGCTGCGCACCACGCTCGGTGACGTGCGAGCGGCGGTTAGCGACTGGCCCAGGATGCAGGCTGCGATGGCCGAAGATGCGCGCCTTATCGAGGACGATGAGTCGCGCGAGCTCCTGCAATGGCTCAACACCGGCATGCTGACGCAGCTCGGCTCGGTGAAGCGCACGCGCGATGGCAGCCAATCCGAAATGCGCGGCATCTGCCGCAAGAGCACCCGTGAAGTGCTCGCCGAGGCATCGTTCGAGCGCGCTTTCAAATGGTTCGACGAAGGCGACAGGACAGGCGAGAAGCGCGACCTTCTTGTCATCAAGGCTAACAGACTTGCGCTGGTGCATCGCCGCGTTCCGCTGGACCTCTTCATGGTCGGACTGCGCGACGCAAGATCGGGCAAGGTCGAGTCGCTTTCGATACACGCCGGTATCTGGACCAGCGCCGCGCTGGCGACCCCGCCGTCGCAGGTGCCGGTACTCCGCGCAGATCTCGCCTCGATCACCAAGTGCCTCAAATTCGATCCCGGCGGCCATGCCGGCAAGGCGCTTGTGCACGCTTTCACGGCACTGCCCAACGATCTGCTGATTGGTTTCCCCGAGGACTCAATCGCGCGGCTCGCGACGACGATGATGAGCCTTGTCGACAGGCCGCGCCCGCGTCTTGCGCTCATCACCTCACGTCTGGGACGCCACATCTATGCTTTCGCCTGGCTCCCGCGCGACACGCTTTCCACCCAGACCCGCCTTCAGATCGAGGACATGCTGACGGCCGGTGAAGGGGTAGAGCTGCTCGATTGGAGCCTCGAAGTCGAAGGCGGCACGCTCGCCATGCTGCAATTCGTCCTCGACATCCGAGACGCGAAGGAGATCCCCGACGAGGCGGTTCTCGAAGAGCATTTTCAGGATATGCTGCGCGGTTGGGGCGAAGCCGTCGAAAAGCATCTCGCCGAACATATCGAGCATTCGCGCGCAGCGGCCCTGGCCGAACGCTTCGCGGGCGCGATGCCGCTTGGCTATCGCGGCCGCTACGATGCCGAGGAGGCCGCGCGCGACATTATCGAACTGCGCGCGCTCACTAGCGATATCGAACACCAGCGCGGCGTGCGCTTCTATTGTCTTGGCAAGGATCCCACGCATCGCCTGCGCCTCAAGATCTACCAGAAAGCCGGCGCGCTTCCGCTTTCCGACGCTGTCCCGGCACTCGAGAATTTCGGTTTCCGGGTGATCAAGGAAATCCCCATTGCGCTCGACGAAGGCTCCCTCGGCACGATCCATGAATTCACGCTAGACCTGCGCGAAAACGAGAGCGCCGGCGACCTGCTCGAACGCGCCGATGCCATCGAGGCAGCAATAGCCGAGGTGCTCAATGGCGGAGCCGAGGACGATCCGTTCAACCGGCTCGTAATCGGGACCGGGCTGGCTGCGCAGGAGACCAATTGGCTGCGCGCGATCTATCGCTACCTCCGCCAGACCGGCATGAGTTTCACGATCTACACGGTGGTCGATGCACTGGGACGCGCGCCGGGCGTGACCCGTGCCATGATCGACCTGTTCGTCGCCCGTCACGATCCCTCTTTCAGCGGCAATCGCGACGAGGCGATAGCAAACGCGAAAAGCGCCTATACGCGCGGCCTGTCGAAAGTATCTGCAATCAACGATGATCGCCTGCTGCGGCTCTACCGCGCGGTAATCGACGCTGTGCTGCGCACCAACGCCTTTGCGCCAGCAGCGCACGAAGCGCTCGCATTCAAGATCGATTCCTCTTTAATCCCGAACCTGCCCAAACCCGTGCCGTGGCGCGAAATCTTCGTCTATTCGCGCCGGGTCGAGGGTATCCATTTGCGCTGCGGTCCAATCGCGCGCGGCGGGCTTCGCTGGTCCGATCGCCGCGACGACTTCCGCACCGAAATCCTCGGGCTGATGAAGGCGCAGCGCGTCAAGAACGCGGTAATCGTGCCTGACGGCGCGAAAGGCGGTTTCTATCCCAAGCAGCTCCCTTCTCCCGCGATCGATCGCGATGCCTGGGCAGCAGAGGGCCGCGCGAGCTACGAGGTGTTCATCCGCACCCTGCTGTCGATCACCGATAACATCGTCGATGGCAAAGTCGTCCATCCCGAAAACGTCGCCGTGCATGACGGCGAGGATCCCTATTTCGTTGTGGCCGCGGACAAGGGCACCGCGACTTTCTCGGACGTAGCCAACTCTATCGCGAAGGCAAAAGGCTTCTGGCTCGACGATGCTTTCGCAAGCGGCGGCTCAAACGGCTACGACCACAAGGCGATGGGCATCACCGCACGCGGCGCGTGGGTTTCGGTCCAGCGTCACTTTCTCGAAATGGGAATCGACGTCCAGACCGACAGCATCCGCGTCGCGGGCTGCGGTGACATGTCGGGCGACGTGTTCGGCAACGGCATGCTGCTTTCGAAAGCGATCAAGCTGGTTGCAGCATTCGACCATCGCCATATCTTCATCGATCCCGACCCCGACCCGGCGACAAGCTGGAAGGAAAGGAAACGCCTGTTCGACCTGCCGCGTTCAAGCTGGGAGGATTACAACAAGGACCTTATTTCGCGCGGGGGCGGGGTCTATTCCCGCGATTTAAAACGGATAAAGCTCTCCAAGACCGCGCGCGAAATGCTCGGTATCGCGGAAAAGGAAATCGAACCCGATGCCCTGATCACCGCGATCCTCAAGGCAGAGGTCGACCTGCTCTGGTTCGGCGGGATCGGCACCTATATCAAGGCCGCGCATGAAAGCCATATCGCAGTCGGCGACCCGGCCAACGACGCGCTGCGCGTCGATGCGGCAGACGTCGGTGCCAGGGTCATCGGCGAAGGCGCCAATCTCGGGATCACTCAGGCCGGGCGGATCGCATTCTCTCTTAACGGCGGCCGGATCAACACGGATTTCATCGATAACTCGGCCGGCGTGGATTGTTCGGACAACGAGGTCAACATCAAGATCGCGCTCGCTTCGGCAATCCGCGAAGGCAAGCTGACCGAGAAGAAACGCAACAACCTGCTCGCCAAGATGACGGACGAGGTTGCCGAGATCGCGCTCGAAGACAATCGCCTGCAGGCGCTCGCGTTGTCGATCGCCGAAGCTGCCGGTCCGGCGGCGACCGCTTCCTATGTGCGCCTGATCGAGCAACTCGAAGACCTTGGCGATCTCGACCGCCGGACCGAAGGCCTCGCCGACGGCGACACATTCAGCCGACGCGCCGCCGACGGACGCGGCCTGACGAGGCCCGAACTTGCGATATTGCTATCCTCTTCGAAACTCGCCTTGCAAGACGCGATCGAGGCAAGCGGCCTGCCTGACGATCCGATCCTCGAAGATTCGCTGATCGCCATGTTCCCGCGCCCGATGCAGGCCAAGTTCGCCCACCAGATCAAGACCCACCGGCTGCGCCGAGAGCTGATCGCAACCGATCTGTCCAACCGCATGGTCAACCGCATTGGCCTGGTCCATGCATTTGAACTGGCCGAAGAAGAAGGCGTGGGCTTGTCGGACGTTGCCGCGGCCTTTGTCGTCGTGGAAAGACTGTTCGATCTCCGGGAACTGTGGAACGACCTCGACAATGCGAGGATGAACGAAACCGCGCGACTGACCTTGTTCGACCGGACGGCTGCGGCGGTGGGTAACCTCATGTCCGACGTATTGCGCACTGCGAGCGGTCAGGTGGAAGCCGGAGAACTGGTAGAAAGCCTCAAGGGCAATGTAAAAAGCCTCAGCGAGGGACGCGACGAACTGGTCTCGGACGAAATCCGCGAACGCTCCGAAAGCCTGCGCGACCATTTCACCGGTCAGGGCGCCCCCGAAGCGCTCGCCGAACGGGTGGCGCAGCTGTTTGACTTCGATGGCTCCATCGGCCTCGCCCAACTGGCCTTGCAGACGCACATCGATCCTAAGGAGCTTACGAGGGCTTTTACCGATATCGGCGAACGGATCGGGCTCGACTGGGCGCAGAGCACGGCTGCACACATGTCGCCCGCGGATATCTGGGAACGGCTGCTCGTCGATGGGCTTGCGCGCGACTTCCAGCATATGCGGCTGGAATTCCTGCGTCGCCTGATGCGGCGCAAGACCGGTAAGGACGATCCCCAGAGAGCCATCGCCGAATGGGCGGAGAAGAATGCCGCGGCCGTCGCACAATTCCGCAATATGATCACCCGCGCGCAGGAACGCCCGCCGGTCGCCCCTGCCGTGCTCGCCCAGATCGCGAGCCAGGCACGCAACCTGCTCGAACGCTAG
- a CDS encoding tetratricopeptide repeat protein encodes MSTLLLAALLPSTLPAMLQVGPNPSATDTLGVPDELVNRPPRENAIEAPTNPTSKWLSECLDLLPEDPARAHTLAQIRRGSTAGTDRVIANHCLGLAATELGLWDDARTAFLAARDETPPKELSTRARFGTMAGNAALGGGDAEAAVTLLEQAQADAKSAASATLEAIAALDRARALVALQKPHDAILALSDATRLEPNKAEGWLLTATLFRRLDRLDDAQEAIEQAARLAPLDVDIGLEAGVIAVLSGREDAARQSWESVIATQPDSLAAQTARGYLEQLGPKAEEAPTP; translated from the coding sequence ATGTCCACCCTCCTTCTTGCAGCCCTTCTCCCGTCGACGCTCCCCGCGATGCTCCAGGTCGGGCCCAACCCCTCGGCCACGGATACGCTCGGGGTACCCGATGAACTCGTCAACCGACCGCCACGCGAGAATGCGATCGAGGCACCCACCAACCCGACGAGCAAGTGGCTATCCGAATGCCTGGATCTTCTGCCGGAAGACCCGGCCCGCGCACATACGCTGGCACAGATCAGGCGCGGATCGACCGCGGGCACGGATCGAGTGATCGCCAACCATTGCCTCGGCCTTGCTGCAACCGAGCTTGGCCTGTGGGACGATGCCAGAACAGCCTTTCTCGCGGCACGAGACGAAACTCCCCCGAAAGAGCTCAGCACCCGGGCTCGCTTCGGCACGATGGCGGGTAATGCCGCGCTTGGCGGAGGCGATGCAGAGGCGGCAGTGACCCTTCTCGAACAGGCGCAGGCCGATGCCAAAAGCGCCGCCTCCGCGACGCTCGAAGCGATCGCAGCGCTCGATCGGGCGCGCGCGCTTGTCGCGCTCCAGAAGCCGCACGATGCCATTCTGGCGCTCTCGGACGCGACACGTCTGGAGCCCAACAAGGCCGAAGGCTGGCTGCTCACCGCTACCTTGTTCCGGCGACTCGACCGGCTGGACGATGCGCAGGAGGCGATCGAGCAGGCCGCGCGCCTCGCCCCGCTAGACGTCGATATCGGGTTGGAGGCCGGCGTGATCGCAGTCCTTTCGGGCCGGGAGGACGCTGCGCGCCAGAGCTGGGAATCGGTGATCGCGACGCAGCCAGACAGTCTGGCGGCGCAGACCGCAAGGGGTTATCTCGAGCAGCTCGGACCCAAAGCGGAAGAAGCTCCAACGCCATGA
- the queG gene encoding tRNA epoxyqueuosine(34) reductase QueG, with translation MVNGAATLNLVERLEKQARELGFVAFGVASAKEDPVRAARLEEWLGEGHHGTMEWMETRAHHRRSPQGLWPEARSVIALGMSYAPARDPMALAGLSDRARISVYAQGKDYHDVLKKRLKALARWLIAEEPEAQVKVFVDTAPVMEKPLGEAAGIGWQGKHTNLVSAEHGSWLFLGAIYTTLDLSLSQPHRDQCGSCQACLDACPTDAFPTPYTIDARRCISYLTIEHKGPVVEEFREAMGNRIYGCDDCLAVCPWNKFASSAHSMREFLPRGELVAPRLSELLALDDAGFRAFFSGSPIKRIGRDRFVRNCLYAAGNSDDPGLLKPCRDLIEDPDPVVADAARWAVGRLTATP, from the coding sequence GTGGTTAACGGCGCGGCAACTCTTAACCTCGTGGAGCGGCTTGAAAAACAGGCGCGCGAGCTGGGATTCGTCGCATTCGGCGTGGCGAGCGCGAAGGAAGATCCGGTGCGGGCTGCGCGGCTCGAAGAATGGCTCGGCGAAGGCCATCACGGCACGATGGAGTGGATGGAGACGCGCGCGCATCACCGCCGCTCGCCGCAAGGGCTGTGGCCCGAAGCGCGTAGCGTGATCGCACTCGGCATGAGCTACGCTCCCGCGCGCGATCCGATGGCGCTTGCAGGATTATCTGACCGGGCGCGGATATCGGTCTACGCGCAGGGCAAGGATTACCACGACGTCTTGAAAAAGCGACTGAAGGCGCTCGCGCGTTGGCTCATCGCAGAGGAGCCCGAGGCGCAGGTAAAGGTTTTCGTCGACACCGCGCCGGTAATGGAGAAGCCATTGGGTGAAGCGGCAGGGATCGGCTGGCAAGGCAAGCACACCAATCTCGTCAGCGCCGAACATGGCAGCTGGCTGTTCCTCGGCGCGATCTACACGACGCTCGACCTGTCGCTTTCGCAGCCGCACCGCGACCAATGCGGGTCATGCCAGGCGTGCCTCGATGCCTGCCCGACCGACGCCTTCCCCACCCCGTACACAATCGATGCCCGCCGCTGCATTTCCTATCTCACAATCGAGCACAAGGGGCCGGTGGTCGAGGAATTTCGCGAAGCGATGGGCAACCGGATTTATGGCTGCGACGATTGCCTCGCTGTGTGCCCATGGAACAAGTTTGCAAGCAGCGCGCATTCGATGCGCGAATTCCTCCCGCGCGGTGAACTGGTCGCACCGCGCCTTTCCGAATTGCTGGCGCTCGACGATGCAGGCTTTCGCGCTTTCTTTTCCGGCTCTCCGATAAAGCGCATCGGGCGCGATCGTTTCGTGCGGAACTGTCTCTACGCAGCCGGGAACAGTGACGATCCAGGTTTGCTGAAGCCATGCCGTGACTTGATCGAAGACCCGGACCCGGTCGTCGCCGATGCGGCGCGCTGGGCGGTTGGACGGCTTACAGCAACTCCTTGA
- a CDS encoding ABC transporter ATP-binding protein, with protein MHMQVGEHTPVSNVAAPSATDRPLAIEARGLVKSFDGTTAVRGVDLEVPEGAIYGILGPNGAGKTTTLRMLLGIIDPDEGVRRVFGHDRPHDIGRLIGYLPEERGLYPAMKAIEAIAFMGALRGLSLPEGRKRGLELLERHDLAHAADRQIRQLSKGMAQTVQLLGTLVHRPKLVVLDEPFSGLDAINQGKLERMIRSLAEDGVTVIFSTHVIHHAERLCEGVAIIAGGKVPYAGSVEVARDRIPAQVRLETRAREGAWTAALPEDTRREGDFFYFPLPDSGVEPLLKQLIEGDAGILSLSIERAGLHDAFVAIAGEAAARQLDADQMGDAA; from the coding sequence ATGCATATGCAGGTAGGCGAACATACCCCCGTGAGCAACGTTGCCGCTCCCTCAGCTACCGACCGACCGCTCGCAATCGAAGCGCGCGGACTGGTCAAGTCGTTCGACGGCACAACGGCGGTGCGCGGGGTCGATCTCGAAGTGCCCGAGGGCGCGATCTACGGCATCCTCGGCCCTAATGGTGCAGGCAAGACCACCACCTTGCGCATGCTGCTCGGCATTATCGACCCGGACGAAGGCGTTCGCCGGGTTTTCGGGCACGATCGCCCGCACGATATTGGCCGCCTTATCGGCTACCTTCCCGAAGAACGCGGGCTTTATCCCGCAATGAAGGCGATCGAAGCCATCGCTTTCATGGGCGCATTGCGCGGTCTGTCGCTTCCCGAAGGGCGCAAGCGCGGTCTGGAGCTGCTTGAACGGCACGATCTTGCCCATGCCGCCGACCGGCAGATCCGGCAGCTTTCCAAGGGTATGGCGCAGACCGTCCAGCTGCTCGGCACGCTGGTCCACCGCCCCAAGCTTGTCGTTCTCGACGAGCCGTTTTCGGGTCTTGATGCGATCAACCAGGGCAAGCTTGAGCGCATGATCCGCTCGCTCGCCGAAGACGGCGTTACCGTGATCTTCTCGACTCACGTGATCCACCATGCCGAGCGCCTGTGCGAAGGCGTCGCGATCATCGCCGGGGGCAAAGTTCCCTATGCCGGGAGCGTGGAAGTGGCGCGCGACCGCATTCCCGCTCAGGTCCGGCTCGAAACTCGGGCGCGCGAAGGCGCGTGGACGGCTGCGCTTCCCGAGGATACCCGCCGCGAAGGCGACTTTTTCTACTTCCCTCTCCCCGACAGCGGGGTCGAGCCTTTGCTCAAGCAATTGATCGAAGGCGATGCGGGAATTCTGTCGCTCTCGATCGAGCGCGCCGGTCTGCACGACGCATTCGTCGCAATTGCAGGTGAGGCGGCCGCGCGCCAGCTCGACGCCGACCAGATGGGAGACGCGGCATGA
- a CDS encoding NAD(P)/FAD-dependent oxidoreductase, with amino-acid sequence MEREGSTPDHVPGHWDVVIVGTGHGGAQAAIALRQQGHDGSILMIGRDSVPPYERPPLSKEYLAGEKPFERIMIRPEKFWADKDISLMLGSAVTEIDWMAHTVMLSDGSAIGYRKLIWSGGGDPRRLSSTGANQKGVYYVRDKRDADAIRAALDAGAKRAVVIGGGYIGLEAAAVLRKLGCEVTLIEALPRVLARVAGEELSRFYEEEHRRQGVDVRLETGVEEILGEDGKVTGVELDSGETIECDMVVVGIGIVPAVGPLIAAGAAGSNGVDVDFICRTTLDDIYAIGDCAAHANPFADNAVIRLESVQNAHDMANTVAKAIMGDKQPYHALPWFWSNQYDLKLQTAGLSLDYDDTVLRGDPADRKFTVVYLKEGKPIAFDCVGTMKDYVQGRKMLEAGVERVDRELLADPEVPLKELL; translated from the coding sequence ATGGAGCGAGAGGGCAGCACACCGGATCACGTCCCCGGTCATTGGGACGTCGTGATCGTGGGAACCGGGCATGGCGGGGCGCAGGCGGCTATCGCGCTGCGCCAGCAGGGCCACGATGGATCTATCCTTATGATCGGGCGCGACAGCGTGCCGCCCTATGAGCGGCCGCCGCTCTCCAAGGAATATCTCGCGGGCGAGAAGCCGTTCGAGCGGATCATGATACGCCCCGAAAAATTCTGGGCGGACAAGGATATCAGCCTGATGCTCGGCTCTGCTGTTACCGAAATCGACTGGATGGCGCACACGGTAATGCTCTCCGACGGCAGCGCTATCGGCTATCGGAAACTCATCTGGTCGGGCGGCGGCGATCCCCGCCGCCTCAGCTCTACCGGCGCGAATCAGAAAGGCGTCTATTACGTGCGCGACAAACGCGATGCCGACGCGATCAGGGCTGCGCTCGATGCCGGAGCAAAGCGCGCGGTGGTGATCGGCGGCGGTTACATCGGGCTCGAGGCGGCAGCGGTGCTACGCAAACTCGGTTGCGAAGTGACGCTGATTGAAGCGCTCCCGCGCGTGCTCGCGCGCGTCGCGGGCGAGGAACTTTCTCGCTTTTATGAAGAGGAACACCGCCGCCAGGGGGTCGATGTTCGGCTTGAGACGGGAGTCGAGGAAATCCTCGGCGAAGACGGCAAGGTAACCGGGGTCGAACTCGATAGCGGCGAGACAATCGAATGCGATATGGTCGTGGTCGGTATCGGTATCGTTCCGGCAGTCGGGCCGCTGATCGCAGCGGGAGCGGCGGGTTCCAACGGGGTCGATGTCGATTTCATCTGCCGCACCACGCTCGACGATATCTATGCCATCGGAGACTGCGCGGCTCATGCCAACCCTTTTGCCGACAATGCGGTGATCCGGCTGGAGTCGGTCCAGAATGCCCATGACATGGCGAACACGGTGGCCAAGGCTATCATGGGCGATAAGCAGCCCTACCATGCGCTGCCGTGGTTCTGGTCCAACCAGTATGATCTGAAGCTGCAGACCGCAGGCCTCAGCCTCGACTATGACGACACCGTCCTGCGCGGCGATCCTGCCGACAGGAAATTCACGGTCGTCTATCTGAAGGAAGGCAAGCCGATCGCGTTCGATTGCGTGGGCACTATGAAGGATTACGTGCAGGGTCGCAAAATGCTCGAAGCAGGTGTCGAACGCGTGGACCGCGAGCTGCTGGCAGATCCAGAAGTGCCGCTCAAGGAGTTGCTGTAA